GGCAAACACTTCACacgttgttttattttatcgcTGTTATCTAAGACAGAGCAAAACCAAGCAGATGTCATCATTATATTTTCAGCTACCCCCTCAACTTCCCCTACCAGCGATATCAAAAGTCTCCTCTGCTGCCTCCATGTGATGACACAGGCACCGAGGCAGCACCCTGTAGGTGGGAGAATCACATCCTCTagcatcctcctctccatcacAGTGCACACTCCTCCATTGTTGGATTCATTACATGATGCTTTGAATTGCATTTTATAGATAGAGTTTTACATGAAAAGGAagtaaattatacatttaaatatacttCTCATTTCTGAAGTGTTTCACATGAAAAGGAagtaaattatacatttaaatatacttCTCATTTCTGAAAAGtatcaaataaagaaatgtttggtAATGATAGTGAATTCCTGGAGAGAGCATGTTCAACCTCCTTCTCTGGAGATTAGTCACTGGCAGGAGTGTAGGCAGGAGGACAGCATTTTCCCCTCCTCCACACCACACTGATTCTCCTCATTTGCCCTAGGTGTGGATGTcaatgtctatgtgtgtgtatggctcTTTTCAAGGCCAGAGACACACCTGCACAGGCTATAAAGGGAGGCAGATGTCAACTAGAAATACAACCCTTGGGATCAGGAAAGGTGGAAAGGCCAAGCCGAGGTGATGTAATGATcactgaaagaaagaatgagtGACTAAATGTCTGTCTGCATAATGCTTGGcttttccttttcaaataaCAGTCTTGAACCCTCTTGACCTGTATTTCAAACAGCGAGGAAGAATGAGGAAGCACATTGAAGTACACGTTGAACCTGAGGAACAACATCACAATTTGTAAAGAAAGTACTATTAAATAAATGCATCACTGCTGGTTAAACTTCTCAAAAACCTGACAAAAAGTGACCATAAGTGTGGTATGACCCGAGGCACCCATTCTCATTCATGGTAACTTAACAGAATGACTCAAACCATGTCCTAATCAACTAACTGGACTCATAAAATGGACCAAAACACTGTCACCAATCAAATCAGATGTGTAGTAAGGTCCCAGTGGGCGAGAGTGTGAGTGCTGGTGCCAGCTGGGAAAATTATATCACAGCATAAGGGCCCATTCACACTGACTGTACAGCTAACAGATGTCTGCTTTAATGATCTCCCTTGACAACAGTGAGATCATTAACAGCTAAAcccaaaaatacaaatatagtCTTCTGTGGGCTTGACAACAagatgcatgtacagtatgaccaTGATTGAGCCTTAATGGACAACTAAATGAGGATGTGCTCATtttgaaataagaaaatgtatattctgaaataagaaaacatCTCTTATCTCCCTggcatgacagaaaatgttgagGTCAAGAGTAAAGACTGAGAAAGGGGAGAAATCACTGTCCCTATGATTCTCCCCATCACACCATGAAATCTGAGccaattatttattaatcaatGTGTTCCTTCTAGTGAAGCTATTTAGGCACTGATCACAGAAAGGAGACCCCCCCTCCCCAAATATCTTCCCTGCTCTTTCACTCAACAAAAGACTCTCACCGACATCCCCACCCCCAGTCCTCCTCACATGGGTGAACATGTAACACGCTCATAACCAGGCCAACGTGAACAGATGACATGATATCTAGCAGGCAGGAAGGAGCTGCTAGCTAACCAGCATCGTAATCTACAGCCGGTTTCACGGCAGGACACGACAGGCTGAGACCGGCTAAAGGATCCTCGTTTTCTTTCTGGATCAGGGGTGAAAAAGTACAACCAGCAACCTGAAGCCTTGAGTCGCCCTCTGGCTCACTCTTACCCGTTTTTGTTGCCTTCGGACAGCATTATGGCCGGCCTTGAAAGGGAACCCCCtttgataaaaaataacacttaTTCCGGTCAGGCGTGGGTTGAAATCTGGGACGCGAAATTAAAAATCCGGTCGCGGTTGTTTCTACTGCTGATCAGCCGTGCACTGCGTCGGTATCAAGGATGCAATGCATGCATGACGGCCATGTTGGCTAGCGAGACCAGTGTCAAGTCTACCGGAGTGCGGAAAAAACTATGTTCCGGTCAAtgatttccaaaataaaagctcCGCTAGACGGTCAAACGTAGCGCGTTCCGAAATACGagacaacaaaaaatattaatcaaGGAATTACGCTGAATGAAAATACGGTTTCTACTGCCAGCAACAAATGAACATTACACGAAACAGACAACCGGGGAAGGCAATGAGGGGAAGCGGAAAAGGACCCTTTTCtcaagagaaaagcagcagccACGCCGTTTGAGGGGCTGCCGCATTGAATGCCTGACAAGAAATACAACTTGCTATAATTAAGAGcgatgagagagaaaacagtggGGTGTGTTTACAACCGATTCAAGGTTTAACAGATCTCTGAGGCATGCTGTCAGCTGTGTGACCAATGTTTTTAATAGGAACAGACATTTCTTATGCATTTCTACGCTGACAAATGATATATAATGCTAAATCATTTCCACCCTTCAATTTAGTCCAAGCAAAGCCAAGGAacaaagacatactgtatataaagtacaaAGGTTAAGAGAAACTGATATTAGTTCAACACAAGTTAATACAGCTCACAAACATAATGCATATCAGTTTATTCATCTAACTTCAGTGCAGACATGTTCCTTTCTGTTGTGTTAGTAAACACTGCCAGGCATGATTAAACCTAATCTAGTGATTATCACATAACAAAAACCCTGTCCTCATTTAACTTACATTAGCCGATATGCTATGTGAAAAGatggatacatttttatagattttaaGACAGGTTTTAGTGGGAATTGTTTGCTACATGTCTGCTGTTGCATGGTGATTTcttatttaaaatatgcattgcTTTTGCTCTTTCCTCTGACCATTAAGATAAGCAAAGTGTGCAGGAGCATGACCACATAGCTAGAAAATGTAATCATCGTCCTCGATATCCAAAAAATCCAGTAACTTAGTCCATGTTATCTACATATTTCCAAGGTTTAAGTACCGCTTTTAATTTATCAGCTTTCTCTAAGAAGGTTAATCCTGAAATGTGATGTATAATCACAGACATCAAGAAAGGGGACTAGCTGAATtaattgggggaaaaaactgcaaaaacactgaatgaatttgaaacacacaacactgttgtaaaatataaattgtaAAATATTACAGGGAGCCACTAGAGAAATTCATGTGTCACATTACTAAATAGCATACAGTGcataaagcaaaaataagtCAGACTGAGCAAGAAGGTGTTGCATGCAGGGTGCAAATTAATAATGACAGTTCATTTTAGTTGGTGTAACCTTTCAACTccagcaatatatatatatatataacttgaAGACTGAATTTTTATTAAGGttaactgtattttaatgaTGGTTACTGACCTCTTTGAAAGGTATCGTTTCTCTGCCCCTTTACTCAGGTTAGACTTTTTCTCGTCCTCTGCTTCTTGTCCTTGGTCTGCCTTCTGGGAAATTattcaaagtaaaaaacaatgaaaaacccAAAGATTATTTAGACTTAAAGTGCATCTTAATATAAGCatgaaatgatttttttcaataaacTACACACAGGAAGGCTGAAACGttaagagaaaaggaaaagaaaaataactggAAACATTAGCCAATCTTCTGCAATCATTTGGGACCAAAATAACTTCTACATGTTAATGTTTCTCATAAACATTAACACTCAAGCACTCCCAGTCTCTGAGTGTGCAGAGTGTAATGCTGCATGGCATAAAATTCACAAACACTATAGCTCACAGATCTCTATCAATGCTGTAGCGAGTCACTGACACCCCCATCAGTTTGATCACTAACCTTCAGCTGCATGGCAGGGCGGGTTTTATCcccggaggaggaggaggattgtGATGAGCGTGGAGAGGAGGCTGATTTGGAGTCAGAATCTGATGAGGAACCTGAATCTTGGGCCTCAGTCACAGCCACCCTGTCTTTGTTGGCTGTCTCCTTTCTCTTGTACTTCTCCTTTAGCAGTTTCTCCTTTCTGCTCTTCTCCTCATCcaggtgttttctctctttttctttttcctcttcctgatgttttctctctttttctcgcTCCTCTTTCTGAtgctgtttctcctcctcttcctgtcgtttcctctccttttccttctcgTCTTCCAAGcgtttcttctctctctcctgttcttgtatcttccttctttctctctccttctccttcagtcgcctttcttcctccatctctctgttctCCTGTAGCCTCTTTCTCTCCAATCTTTGCAGTGGAGATTCACTGGAACTGGCCGACCCAGTAGTGGAGTGTGCTGTCTCTCCTGACATATCCGCAGCTGAGGTGGCCTCCACTGCACGGAAAGCCCCCTCTGACTCCATCTTGTGTACGAGTAGAGAAAGGGGCCCTGGCCTGCGCTTCATAGAGGGCTCAGGACTGCTGGAACGAGAGCTTGAGTCAGAGTCTTGCCTCTGCATGGTGGGAGCTGGGAAAGGTGCCACCCTCGGACCACGTGCAGCCTCAGGGGCTTCTCCCTCCTGCTCGTCTGTGTCTGGTGGGCTCTGCTTGGGAGTGTCAGGTAGGGGAAACAGGTCAGGgggtggagagggaggaggagtgggGTGGCGCAGTTGCATTGGGGTGTGGTGTGCCTGTGGTGGTGGGATGTGCTGCGGAGGCTGAAGCTTGCGTTTGGATCTTGCAACTGTTGATGGGGCACTGGGGGGCATCTGCTGTGGCTGGGGAGGTACTCTGTTGCCCTTTCGCACCCCGCCAGGACCAGGCCCCCAATCCTCGTCATCCTCGCTGTCGTCTTCACCCTCGTCGTCTTCATCATTGTCCTCATGGACGTGAGCCCCTGCTGAGACCCCGGCAGATCGGCTAAGGTGAAGGACAGGATGAGCTGATCCTGGTTCACTTGGTGCGGTGCCCTCCTTCTCCTGGGCTCGGGGTACGGCAGGGGGCAGCCCCTGGCGGTCAGGCTGGCCCAGGACTCGCACTGACAGGGAGGCTACGGCGCGGGGTGGAGAGGGGGCTGGTGGCTCCTTATGTCCTTGATGAAAGGTGGCTCGCTGCATCCTAGCTCCTGGAGCCTCAAGGGACTCCTGGGGGTGGAGGGTAGGGCCGGGGCCCATGTCAGGGCCACATGCCATCATCCCATGACCCATCACTgaatctcctcctcctttctcctccaccCTGGTCATTGAGGGCTGGGAGGGTATGGAGTGATGCAGCTGGGCAAAAATAATGGAGTCAATCTGAGAGAAGCCAAGATGACTACATTTGTTCTATACATTCATTAACATGTTTTGAGGCATTAACAAGCAAGGAAAATTAATTTCCATGTGTATGTTGACCATAGGAACGCTGTTCAAACACATTAAGTGtttgaaataattttgtttAATGTAAAAAGCACCACCTAGGATTTTGTGTAGTAAAATATTGAGGGAAATGGAAAATAAGATTTTCACAATATTTGATCAATTTGTAGCAGCTTTGTGTGTCCTGTTCTGTGGGACAAATCCTTAGTTTTCCTCATTTGACTATTCAGTGTGTGGAGATTACTGACCTTGTCAGAGGAAGAGCTGTCATTGTCCTCCGAGTGGTCTTCATCATCCTCCGGCACTGCTGGGCTTTCTGTCAGAGAGGGACACGAGGCAGGGGTTAAAGGTCAGCACCAATGTGAGGATTAATACTCATGACGAACACCCACTGTTCCCAACCAAGGACAGCTTTTGAATGAACAGGCTGAGAAATCAATatctcttaattttttttttttataatccatTATGGGAGCTAAGTGCAATCTGTTAACACATTTGTGAGCATGTTCATACAAAGGTACATGAAATTAGGTGAGTACAGATGTTTGAACAACATAAATTAACAGGACCgctgaaagagagagtgtgtgggagagaaagacacacagagattgTGCATTTCCTTTAAGCTAAAGGACCATTGTTTACGTGGCAGagactgtgtttattgtgtgattgtgcatgtttatgtgatTGTTATACCGTCTGCATCTTCATCTTGCTGGgcctctctctccagtctctggCGAAGGAGCTCCTGCTGTTTGGCCAGGTACTGTTTTATGAAGCTATTCTGGCTCATCTCCTCACCTATCTACAACACAATAGATCACACAAAACAGCCCTTTATTAATACCTCTGCACTGTAAAATTCCCAGAGCCAAAGAGCAGTGACTGTGCATGGTGAAACATAGTCTTTAAAGTATTTCTCCAGTCTAGTATACAGGAGTCGTGCTTTTCTACAGAACTTAAAATGCCTAGACATATGTTGACAAAAGCCAAAGAAACTAACCCATCTTTAAAAAACTCTTCTTACCTGTGAGTTGGGCTGCAGCCCACTGTGAGAGGAGGATGACTTCTGAAGATTTTCCAGCATCAGAGCCTGCaggtaattaattaaatgttaaataatgcaGCATgagaaaaagcaataaaaaagaTGCAAATAAATGCAGGCCAGCTGCTATAATCCTGaatctgttttttaattatattttactgGCCACTTCAGCTTCTGATTCTATTGTAGAACTCAATTTGGTTTGTAATAGTTTAAATTCTGTGGAAGGTGATGACGATAGTGAGCTGGCTGCCTTGCCTCATTTCTACTCACAACTGCAAAAGTACATTTGTAATTTGTCTGGGCACTTAATAAGGTACACATCTAAGTTTTGTTGGACTGGTCAGTTTTGAAATatgtttaaacattaaacatggGCTCACAAATTGTGCTAAATATTTGAAAACAACTACAACAGATAAAGTCACTATTTTAATACCAAATATGCCCACAAAAGCCGCTTCTAGAGGCAATGTGATGGccattttatgaaaaatatgttATGCTTATatgcaaaaaagtttttctgTCACCTTTAGAGATACAATTATCAGCTTTCATATTGTTTTTCTAATTGTTATGAAAAGCTCTAGCAGGTATTTTGCAATGACATTGAAAAATTATGTTCAGAtctatgttttctttgtaatgGCATACTTCATATAAAAAAACGGATAAACATTTTCCATGAAACATAATTTTGACAAAGTCTTGTGTTAActttattaatcagaatcagaacaTCAGCAATTTACACAGATTTAAAGATAACAAAAAATTCCTGATTAAAACATTGCACTGTTTAATGACATATTGTTCAATTTAATTGCCACCAGTGCTGcctcatttacacatttttaaaggctTGGTTCAGTCGTACCCTGGCCCAACGCAGGCAAGGGTTTTTAATGTCTGCAAATCACGACACTAGTCTCCACTCTCCACCTACAGAAACTTGTCAACGGCACTCCATTGTGACTTTATGATTAACTTGTACTCAAAATATTTACCATAAAATATGATATCCAAGTCAAGTTCATATGCATGCATTCCTAGGTTCTGCTGTTGTATTACTATCATTTAAGAAGTGCATTATCCAAAACCATAACCACCACTGAGTTCACTTTTTTCCctgggaatttttttttttggggggggggggggttaaattCAGCAATGTAACAATACACCTGGTGGTGTAGCTAGTGTAGCTATTAAAATGCAAACCATATCAATTACAACATCCCTTATTGGATTCCAGCCTGGAACCTGATGCATGTCATTCccctctctccccatgtttGCTGTTTTCACAAGTCCAGTCCAGTTCCAGTTTCCTCCACCAGAATTTTATTCCTGACAGTGTAGAGATGCTTTTGAAACAGTACTTATGCATTAATTTGGGGAAATAAAATTTACAAACACTATAAGAGAACAGTTAACGgagtaaataaaatgaaaaaaaaaaaaatatatatatatatatatatatatatatatatatatatatatatatatatatatatatatatagtgtttaGGCTTTCTTTTAGGTGTCTGGTAACATTTATCTGGGTCTGGGACTCATGacttcagtatttctaaaatcctggctacggccCTGAAATCCATGGTTGTTTACGGGCTGAATGTCTTGTGCAAAGCAATAGTGGTgctaaaaaataacttaaaaacaaaactgaataaattacTCGTTGGCAAACCTCGTAAAATTGTGTTTACATCATGATGCGCGCCCCCGTAACCCCAATACACTCACATCGAGCGCGGGCACGGTCATGTAACGTTACTGTACACTAAGTGCGGCTGCTTACTCTCAGCTTAGGCCTCGACTTGACAGGTGCACAGTTCAACTGTGTGCAACACGGTGCACTACGAGTAGTTACGAATTAAGTCCAAACTCGGTCGGTAGACAGTTTCGTTGTACTGTCAGTTACAagtaacagaaaacaaaaactgttgttTATGTGTAATAACGTGTTCCAGACGATTTATGTATTCCCGCTTCCGAGCCCACACACCGTTACGGCCTCTAATGTTAACCCCCACCGTCTCTCGTCTCCTGCTGAACTTAGCCAGACTCGACAGCGTCCATAACATGAGCGAAAACTTACCCCTTTCAGTCGCTTAatgagtgtgtttttctgcccGCTCTTTGAGAGGTTTCTTTGCTCCAGAGCGGCTTTTAAATCCGCGACTCGAAGCGATTGTAGAGGTTTCCCATCAAGCGTAATATCTTCATCCGCCATTTTGCTCCCTCCGCTTGTCTAAACTCCAACAAGCGTCGCTACGGCTGCTGCTCGGCGTCAAAGCTCGGCAGTTTCCGGAAAGGTTCGGTCTGTCCGAatcacataacagtagtggcggttgtaaaaacaattattgGGGCAATTTAAGTCCCTAGCCACACAAttttaagatttatttattttaaactttaagataaataaagttttattcgGACTTCGACTAGTCTACGGAAATGTACGGTCTCTGGAGTAGAAAATGCACCAATTACTTTTGGTATGGCAAATAGAGATATCTTGCagatacaataaatacattttttgacagaCTATTACTGTAATCAAATAATccaaacacatttgtttaattgCAAAAGATGTATTTGTGCATTCTGAACAGGAATACAAGACAGACATCAAATGTAGTGTTAAAAGTAAAGAGGTTTAGGTCTGCTTACTGTAGGAGAAAAGTCAAAGATGAACTTCTATACCTCAGCCAATACGGATAACAGACTCAAATGAGTTCCcatagtgtaaaaaaaacaaacttcttgtacaaaagcaaataagccaTATATTTGAACTGTAACTTAACCGTAGTTTTCCtaagaaacaaacatttctgttcCTTGTAAATTACCTAGTAAAATCACTCCTGGTGAAGGATGTGCATATATAAAATGTAAGCAAATTAAAGCCATGCAAACTGGAACGCAACGAACATAAAACTGACCATAATAAATACAGAGCTAAAGGTTACTTGCCAATCATGTTCTCTTCATACGCACAGTATAGAGCCCGTTTTGGCAGGTAGGTATTATTAAGTAATACGTCAAACCTCCACAAGGTGGAActgcagcagagaaaatgtaaaagcaggaagCTATTCCTCAAAGGATTTGAACTGAGCCACACAACTGAGAAAATGATTATGCAATGCCCTGATGATACTGATTTggatctgaaaaataaaacttgcaTATTAGGTTAAGCAATATAACTAATCATAGAGAAGATAGATCCTAACACTTTTTAAGTATTATAATCAAACTTTGTAGAGCACCCCGAAGATGAAGCTGGAGATGTGTTTACACAGTAAAGATATGTAGTGTAAATGTGACAAGCATCATGTTTGTTCAACTTCCAGTCTACTATATGTCCACCACAGCTTCATACTGAACATGTTTCTGAGCCGTTTGTGTGCAGACCAACATATAACATCTGATGACTGGCATAAATGAAAGTACAGACAGTAATAAAAATGGTCCGAGATGGAAAACAGGTAAGTCTTTTGTTGGATATATGCAAAATTCTCCCATTTCAATCACAAAGTGGGCTTTGCTTCATTTCACAGTTTCTATTAGGGCTGGATAATATGGGTCAAGATCAATATCACAATAGTAATTttcaaatatcaatataaagATCTTGATATAGCAAGTGTAAAAGCttgtaaaataatcaaactgatgtTCAGTACAgtgaactgtgttccactgcaatgctttacattaataattaattatatatatattttccataCACCCTCACAGCAAAGTTGCTGACTTGAAACTATCAAAGCAGATGTGAGTAAGCACTGTTGACAGGGGTGAGAATCTTGTGGGAAATTAAgatgaaaagcaaagaaagtCAAAGAAACGTAAGCATGCAGATCATAAGACATGTGGAGACAGGTGAACTTGGTCAACAGGTTTCTTATGCATTCGCATGATACCATGTGACTGTGGGAAAGAACAGGATTAGGCAATTTCTCATCATTCACTCAGTCGCTGCATGGATTCTCTGttattatctctctctgtcagacagGACTTTAATTATTCTTCATGAGGTGTGAACGATTGCATGAACGCAAACCAAACATGTATTGAGATGTTGTTGCAATCCTCACTGAGTGGATTACACGCTGCACCACAGTTAATCTTTGCTTTCTAGTGGAAATGggtacaacacaaacacaacatactTGCACAGATTAAGAATGGAAGACAGGCAAACTTCCTACTCCACACCCTATTCCATTTCTCCCATATTAAGCCCAAAACACTCGATATGCTGCTTCAACAGCTTCAGAATGATAATCACAAAAGGCCTTTCAGGTATCACAGTACAAAGTAGGCCAGAACCAGGATGTAAGGCCTCCTTCTGTGCTATTTTTGGAATAGGGGGGATGGCTAAATAAatagaggaaggaaggaaaaatagCTATCAtgtgagggaaagaaaacatAACAAAGCAAAGCTCCCAAGACAAGCAGTCTGCACAGACACTCAAAGTCACTGCAGGGCTTCAAATATTCAATAAGTTAACACTCAAAAAGACAAGTGTGCCTGGCATCAAAGCACAGAGGTCAGCATATAAACAAAGGCAAACCAACACACACTTGGAGGACAGAACCAACACAGTCAAAACCCAGCTTAGTAACAGCTGCAGCGAGGCTAAACACTTGTTCCAGGATTCAACCTCGCTTGCTTCAATCCCATTCAAACGAAAGGTAATGACAGAGTCTAACAACAAATAAGGCAtttcaaagagagaaaatgtatgtgtagTGTAAACTAAGTTTTTACGCAAGTGATAGGAAATATCATGAAGATATTTCTGCCAGACGCTGGAGCAGAGTGGAGAAGCCAGCTGCTTGCTGGGAGAGCTCAGCGACACGGTCCACCATCTCCTGGGTGGCGGATACTGACGGGTAGTTTTGTGCAGCGCCCTTTGTTGCCACGACAACTGACTTCAAGGCCTGGCAGAGCCGTCCCCCTGAGGTTGTGATCTGAAgtagagaaaagaaataaaaacacaattgcTACACAGCTTTGATAAAtgtaacacacataaataatgtCATGAAAAGACAATGTGCAGAGGGTTTTCTCTACATACCTTGGCCCGGAGGTCGGCAGAGGTGAGAAGACGGGAGAGCGTGTCCCCAATAAACACCAGCTTGTGTGCCGTCACAATGAGACTCTTTCCTCTGGCGACAAAGATGCGGGGCGGTTGGTTCCCCTGCACGCTGCTGAAGAGCACATCGATGGCGTCTGCCAGGCAGGAGAGGTGAGCGAGGCTCTGAGAGGAGTAAAAGGACAGCAGCTCTGAGTCCTCCAGGGAGAGGGATCCCGGAAGAGCAGGGGATGGGGTCAACTGTTCAAAGAAAGTAGTGGAATTAGTATTTGTAAGTAAAGTCATGATACAGAGTCAAATATGCCACAAGCACTAAATGTATCATTATCTTTCGGAGATGACAAATCTGAGAAATTGGATGGTTAATTGGTTTTGTGACAAGTTTTCCAATTTGAATCTCTGTAACAGCTGGGAAAATCTAAACAGGGAAAATAAACGAGAAATGTTGTCAggtaaatacacaaacaaattcaTGCTTTAAGCCATTTGCTGTGCTGCACACATACTTTACATTAGttaattacattgcatttaaatTACTCTTTAGTAGAACTGCAATGATGagtaaattaattgattgttttagtcattttttaaaagaaaaaatgccaaaaatct
This sequence is a window from Siniperca chuatsi isolate FFG_IHB_CAS linkage group LG22, ASM2008510v1, whole genome shotgun sequence. Protein-coding genes within it:
- the acin1b gene encoding apoptotic chromatin condensation inducer 1b isoform X1; the protein is MADEDITLDGKPLQSLRVADLKAALEQRNLSKSGQKNTLIKRLKGALMLENLQKSSSSHSGLQPNSQIGEEMSQNSFIKQYLAKQQELLRQRLEREAQQDEDADESPAVPEDDEDHSEDNDSSSSDKIDSIIFAQLHHSIPSQPSMTRVEEKGGGDSVMGHGMMACGPDMGPGPTLHPQESLEAPGARMQRATFHQGHKEPPAPSPPRAVASLSVRVLGQPDRQGLPPAVPRAQEKEGTAPSEPGSAHPVLHLSRSAGVSAGAHVHEDNDEDDEGEDDSEDDEDWGPGPGGVRKGNRVPPQPQQMPPSAPSTVARSKRKLQPPQHIPPPQAHHTPMQLRHPTPPPSPPPDLFPLPDTPKQSPPDTDEQEGEAPEAARGPRVAPFPAPTMQRQDSDSSSRSSSPEPSMKRRPGPLSLLVHKMESEGAFRAVEATSAADMSGETAHSTTGSASSSESPLQRLERKRLQENREMEEERRLKEKERERRKIQEQEREKKRLEDEKEKERKRQEEEEKQHQKEEREKERKHQEEEKEKERKHLDEEKSRKEKLLKEKYKRKETANKDRVAVTEAQDSGSSSDSDSKSASSPRSSQSSSSSGDKTRPAMQLKKADQGQEAEDEKKSNLSKGAEKRYLSKREVSEPSAAAVTEVEPDSESSMAQQPPSGAEPENSKGRLEESTTPKAFAARKISLTSSKTSPATTDGGAGEPETGTAAGRKRRWGSSTSVTTKKPSISITTDSLKSLIPDIKVNQEAVVELHPEELQLSGDEESPDTGHGDQDKGLKIRRTVTQVVPGDSQENGQTNEEEEVEKTEKEKQRRTSRDKRKNSVSEEATETQTFVKLDGEAKKVTPSDSLVRRSISQQKSGVSVTIDDPVRTTRQPSPPHGKVSNIIHVTNLVRPFTLGQLKELLNRTGSVVEEGFWIDKIKSHCFVTYATTEEAATTRAALHGVKWPPSNPKVLSVDFCEQNELDFHKGVLKPEKEEDHVAQPGGPQNRLPPLMPERDRDRERDRDRDRERDRDRERDRGVGGERDLWAEREREMERRERARGEREWDRDKVREFARPGEDGQRSRSRDRERRRRERAKSKERKTDKKEKGDEPPAKLLDDLFLKTKAAPCIYWLPLTEEQATQRLLDRTERQKERERRRKEQQEEEEKKREEERKERLKGREKDGSVTASSGAAGRAPDGDRERGRDREGDKKRDSSHRPRRPSAGAGSGRRSRSRSNPRDRRR